CAGGAAGCTGGGTCAACGTGCAGATTCGCTCGAGGACAAACTTGAGCACCCGGTTTTCCGGACGGTCAGGCATGAATACATCGTGGCGGATCTGGAAACAGTGCTGTCGCCCCGCGGGCTGACGCATCTGGGCCACGACATTCAACTGGCCACGCAAGAAGCGCTGCTCCTCCTCGATACGCTGGTAATCAAAGCGCAAGCCGCGTTTGAACAAATGGTCCAGTTCTGCCAGGAACTGCCCCATGACCCATTCGCTCAGGGGGGCGTCATACAGTGCCAGATTGGTGACCGAGGTCACTCTGGGCTTAAGGTTCAACGCCTGCTGGATCATCTTGCGCAGCATTTCCCGGCTACGTGTTGCGCAATAGCCCTGCTCCGTGTGCTTCGGCAGGATCTCCAGGCGTGTCCCACACGGTGTTTCGACTACACCGACATAACTGTCCCACTTCAACGAATGGCGCCCCTCCACTTGTAGCAGCCTGGCGCCATTCTTGTGGAATCCGGCACTGAGCTCGCACAACCAGTCGAACGCGCTGGCAGGCACCTGAGCCTGATCCAGAGAATTCACGACAGGCGCCGTGGTGAGCCGCCCGTACTCCCGGATGGTGATGAGCCCACTCATGAACGGGTACTTTGCAGCGCATCCAGTACGGCTCGACCCAAGGCCCTGGTATTGAGTTCGGTGCCTTGCTGATTGACGATGCTCACATCCAGGGCCGTTGCGATTTGCCGCAGCAATGGTTTGGTGACCGCCTGCCGAATACCATTGCGCATTACCTCGATGGACCCTGTGCTCAACTCGCGGACGGTAAGCCCGCCATGTTCGCCTTCGCGCACGGTCTCCGAGGCCAGTTGGCCCGTTTGGTGATCGACAATCCCCGCATAGGCTTCGATACGCTCGAAGGCCTCGTTGTTGACACACCAACTCCGGCTGCCGGTACCGACCTTCACATCATTGCCAAACAACAGGTGCAAGGCATTGGCCTGTTCCTGGACAAAGCGATCGGAATCCGCTTTACGGTGGTCGTTCATGACCCATTGGATGCGTTGCCAGTCTTCGAAGAAGTACTCTTGCAGCAATGGCAGGATCTGGTTGCGGAAGATGAGGGCGAGACGCTCCAGCCGAGCATCCTCCCTCAATGGCATGAAATAGGCATGTCCCAGGCAGTGGTCGCGATCGAGCAGCGCCTCGATACGCAGGTTCAGTGCCCGCAACAACAAACCGATATCGACACCCTCCACCATCACGCCATCAAGCAGCTCCGCTCTGGGTGGCATTTCGCGGAATACGAAACGCCGTCTCAAGGCGATGTCCAGCCCCGCCAGAGACCGGTCGGCGGTGTTCATCGTGCCAATGATGTAGACGTTCGACGGGACGCTGAAGGGTTTTTTCGAGTAGGGCAACTCGACACTCAGCGCCTCTTGCGCCCCCTCGCGTTTGGAGGCTTCGATCAACGTGATCAGCTCTCCGAAAATACGTGAAACATTGCCTCGATTGATCTCGTCGATGATCAACACATGAGGCTTGCGCTCGTCCTGCTTGACTACCAACGGAACCACTGGCGCCACGCCCTGCTTCTCAAGGTAGCTGAGCAGATCAGCCCAGCTGAATCGCCACATGGGGTAGACAGTCTTGAGCGTGAACTGACGACCACCGTTAAGCGGCACGATCGACTGGTTGACGTTGCGATAAAGCCACTTCACCGGCCGGACATGGCAATAATCGTCGATCACGCCGGACGGCACCTGGGCCTCATAGCGATAGTCACCGGTGATCACCCCCACCGCACCGATCAGCTCGGCTGACTGGATGCACAGAACGATGTCACCTACAGCCATCTCCTTGGCGAAATACTCCAACGTGCCTTTATCGCCAGAGCCCAGCTTCTGGTAATAGTCGCTGTTCTCAAGGTCCAGGCGCAGGTCTCCGGTGTGGCCCCACCCCACCCTTGCCTCGCCATGCTCGAGGCAATAGGTCTTGGTGCTCGAACTGCCGGTACCATTGACGGAGATCTTCCAGATCCTGGGGTTGCTGCGCACACCGGTCCCGGCATGCACGCTATGAGTCCGGGCTGCATCACACAGGCGCATGAACACACCCGGCTCGACGTTGTATTCGAGCTGTTTGTGCTCTTCGCTGGTTTCAGCACGTAGTCCCTCGACAAAATCCTCATAGCTGAAGCTCTGGTGGAAGGTGACGAAGCGGACCTGCTCCTGGTTGATCAGTTCATCGAAACGCCCTTTCAGCGCCTCACGGTCATCACGGTGCCGCGCCAGGCAGTAGGGGTCCAGAATTTCCAGTGCGGCCTCGATCGTGGCATAGGTCTTACCGGTTCCGGGCGGGCCAAACAGTATCTGGTTGAGCGCCGGGCGCTCCGCCGGCGGCGTGGCATGCTCGGCATGTGCCTCGTGTTGCTGAAGGAACACCTGGTATGCCAGCCACTGCTTGAGGCCGTTGTGCAAGTTGCCTTTGTTGGAGCCACCAAGATTGCAGTGGACGCCCTGGGGGCCATAGGCCTTGTAAAGGTCACGCAGCCGCTCGAGGTCGGTAATACCCAGGATATCCTGGCCGCAGTGCTGGCTGACGGCCCTTACACCGGTCA
This genomic stretch from Pseudomonas entomophila L48 harbors:
- a CDS encoding AAA family ATPase — translated: MIQSGYGTNTANSYLTGVRAVSQHCGQDILGITDLERLRDLYKAYGPQGVHCNLGGSNKGNLHNGLKQWLAYQVFLQQHEAHAEHATPPAERPALNQILFGPPGTGKTYATIEAALEILDPYCLARHRDDREALKGRFDELINQEQVRFVTFHQSFSYEDFVEGLRAETSEEHKQLEYNVEPGVFMRLCDAARTHSVHAGTGVRSNPRIWKISVNGTGSSSTKTYCLEHGEARVGWGHTGDLRLDLENSDYYQKLGSGDKGTLEYFAKEMAVGDIVLCIQSAELIGAVGVITGDYRYEAQVPSGVIDDYCHVRPVKWLYRNVNQSIVPLNGGRQFTLKTVYPMWRFSWADLLSYLEKQGVAPVVPLVVKQDERKPHVLIIDEINRGNVSRIFGELITLIEASKREGAQEALSVELPYSKKPFSVPSNVYIIGTMNTADRSLAGLDIALRRRFVFREMPPRAELLDGVMVEGVDIGLLLRALNLRIEALLDRDHCLGHAYFMPLREDARLERLALIFRNQILPLLQEYFFEDWQRIQWVMNDHRKADSDRFVQEQANALHLLFGNDVKVGTGSRSWCVNNEAFERIEAYAGIVDHQTGQLASETVREGEHGGLTVRELSTGSIEVMRNGIRQAVTKPLLRQIATALDVSIVNQQGTELNTRALGRAVLDALQSTRS